A genome region from Clupea harengus chromosome 7, Ch_v2.0.2, whole genome shotgun sequence includes the following:
- the ch25hl3 gene encoding cholesterol 25-hydroxylase-like protein has protein sequence MMNDTCLLADRYSEPLLQSLWDHLRKRQVLFQSPLLATCVAFCVHFLFCVPYLVLDLLGSRFQWIYNYRIGGRAYESCHIRRWLDCLGRIFFKYLTGILPSIALFQSLREPSLPEKAPSCFIALTDIILCLLLFDTFFYMWHVLMHWVPWLFQQVHCTHHQNYETFALAAQDASIAELVSLQILALGSAALVQCHPLSEALFHLLNTYLAVEDHCGYDLPWGPIHLLPCFSGAQYHQAHHQRYKGNYAPYFRHWDWIFGTELTQTAT, from the exons ATGATGAATGATACATGCTTGTTAGCTGACAGATATTCAGAACCGTTGCTTCAGTCGCTTTGGGACCACTTACGCAAGAGACAAGTATTATTCCAGTCACCTCTGTTGGCCACATGTGTCGCGTTTTGTGTCCACTTTCTTTTCTGCGTCCCGTATTTGGTGCTTGATTTACTCGGAAGCCGTTTCCAATGGATTTATAACTATAGGATCGGTGGTAGGGCTTACGAATCATGTCACATACGAAGATGGCTTGACTGCCTTGGGAGAATATTCTTCAAGTACCTGACGGGTATACTGCCGTCTATTGCACTTTTTCAAAGCCTCCGAGAACCCAGTTTACCTGAAAAGGCGCCGTCTTGCTTCATCGCTCTCACAGACATAATCCTGTGTCTGCTCCTCTTCGACACATTTTTCTACATGTGGCATGTTTTAATGCACTG GGTTCCATGGCTGTTCCAGCAGGTTCACTGCACACATCACCAGAACTATGAGACGTTCGCCCTGGCTGCTCAGGATGCCAGCATAGCCGAGTTAGTCTCACTCCAGATTCTGGCTCTTGGCAGTGCCGCACTGGTGCAATGCCATCCTTTGAGCGAGGCTCTCTTTCACCTGCTCAACACCTATCTCGCCGTTGAAGACCATTGTGGTTATGACCTGCCATGGGGGCCCATTCACCTGCTCCCATGTTTTAGTGGGGCGCAATACCACCAGGCCCATCACCAAAGGTACAAAGGTAACTATGCACCATACTTCAGACACTGGGACTGGATATTTGGGACAGAACTGACACAGACAGCGACATGA
- the bmp10 gene encoding bone morphogenetic protein 10 has translation MVVGVGLMQSRRLSVIMSPVLLTSLVVLLWPPLGGSSPITAPKRHRPAPGLDDGRGGVVDPSLLEQDSEVDVQKLLETLKGQFLRTFNLSGLGLLPQPGTERMEPPEYMMELYNRFANDRTAMPTANIIRSFKNEDSSLCIVGPRGVRIHPLLFNVSLPHHERVTAAELRLYTLVQTDRHLYTGVDRKVTVYGVEQRYPDNSNAGGDGGEGEARRDTLEVRPDAGSKEPTELVELASRQVYGMDDGWESFDMTAAVHRWRKSGFGTTHRLEVHIESLDADADKDVEGEPTETEGKRSGSVGGTGNMEIETSQEDRHRPLMIVFSDDQSGDHRGDRRELNEMISHEDVGAGLQDNLKQGLNGLLEDLGEMGLGATAEGDDSTDNEPDEEALMQMRSNLIYDTSSRIRRNAKGNHCKKNSLYVEFKDIGWDSWILAPNGYEAYECTGVCSFPLTPHVKPTKHALVQTLVNMKSPQKVAPACCVPTKLDPISLLYLDDAGVVTYKYKFEGMVVAECGCR, from the exons ATGGTGGTGGGTGTTGGGCTCATGCAATCAAGGAGACTCTCGGTCATCATGTCACCCGTCCTGCTAACCTCGCTGGTGGTGCTCCTGTGGCCTCCGCTTGGGGGTTCCAGCCCCATCACAGCGCCTAAGAGGCATCGCCCAGCGCCCGGGCTGGATGATGGGCGTGGGGGTGTGGTGGACCCCTCGCTCCTGGAGCAGGACAGCGAGGTGGACGTGCAGAAGCTGCTGGAGACGCTGAAAGGGCAGTTCCTCCGCACGTTCAACCTGTCAGGGCTGGGACTGCTTCCGCAACCGGGCACCGAGCGCATGGAGCCTCCCGAGTACATGATGGAGCTGTACAACCGCTTCGCCAATGACCGCACAGCCATGCCCACTGCCAACATCATCCGCAGCTTCAAAAATGAAG ACTCCTCCCTGTGCATTGTGGGTCCACGAGGTGTGAGAATACACCCGCTGCTGTTCAACGTGTCCTTACCCCACCACGAACGAGTTACAGCAGCCGAGCTTCGCCTCTACACCCTCGTCCAGACCGACCGCCACCTCTACACTGGTGTTGACCGCAAGGTGACTGTGTATGGGGTGGAACAGCGCTACCCTGACAACAGCAATGCTGGTGGTGATGGCGGTGAGGGTGAGGCCAGACGGGACACCCTGGAGGTTAGGCCAGATGCTGGGTCCAAGGAGCCAACGGAGCTGGTGGAGCTGGCGTCACGGCAGGTGTACGGCATGGATGACGGCTGGGAGTCGTTTGACATGACTGCCGCTGTGCACCGCTGGCGAAAATCAGGCTTTGGCACCACCCACAGGCTGGAGGTGCACATCGAGAGCCTCGACGCGGACGCGGACAAAGACGTAGAGGGAGAGCCTACGGAGACGGAAGGCAAGCGGAGTGGATCGGTCGGTGGCACAGGAAACATGGAGATCGAGACCAGCCAGGAGGACCGGCACAGGCCGCTGATGATCGTCTTCTCTGACGACCAGAGCGGAGACCACCGCGGTGACCGGCGCGAGCTGAACGAGATGATCAGCCACGAGGACGTGGGCGCGGGCCTCCAGGACAACCTGAAGCAGGGCTTGAACGGGCTGCTGGAGGACCTGGGTGAGATGGGCCTGGGGGCCACAGCAGAGGGAGACGACAGCACTGACAACGAGCCCGACGAGGAGGCGCTTATGCAGATGCGCTCCAACCTCATCTACGACACCTCCTCCCGCATTCGTCGCAACGCCAAGGGCAATCACTGCAAGAAGAACTCCCTCTACGTGGAGTTCAAAGACATCGGCTGGGACAGCTGGATCCTGGCGCCCAACGGCTACGAGGCCTACGAGTGCACGGGCGTCTGCTCGTTCCCCCTCACGCCACACGTCAAGCCCACCAAGCACGCCCTGGTTCAAACGTTGGTGAACATGAAGAGCCCGCAGAAGGTGGCACCAGCATGTTGTGTGCCCACTAAGCTAGACCCCATCTCCCTTCTCTATCTGGATGATGCTGGGGTGGTCACCTACAAATACAAGTTTGAGGGCATGGTGGTAGCAGAGTGTGGTTGTCGATAG
- the arhgap25 gene encoding rho GTPase-activating protein 25 isoform X1, giving the protein MSLKLPRNWDFSTLRAEAKMARSKSIMPGEGSPKSYPKRSLEKPVKTGWLKKQRSIVKNWHMRYFVLRGNILMYYKDDREGSNQGTIELRSSKVQELPSNADDKFLFEIIPPSCGDRERDPYVLMARSQAEMEEWVRSIRRVIGARSNGVFGKSLGDMIVYEKKFGQRMVPILVEKCTEFIREHGLNEEGIFRLPGQENQVKQFRDAFDAGERPSFPSDTDVHTVGSLLKLYLRELPEPVVPWSQYQHFLDCSHQVDASTGLGKEYLEKQIALLPRVNYNLLSYICRFLHEVGQNSKVNKMSMENLATVIGVNLFKPQMEDAISMMQGTPQIQKVMTVMIRHHEPLFPPSKDVNPTPPPTKSKSKKSSGPRFVGWESAEQGDNSSLSESPEEEDAEADRTDGWGSEDRPHVTPTTPTSPSSDEWGQSPRKRTQTLPNLIRGATASRPPPRDEALFRWSRIQESCDERDEKTFSEDIFKTLDLQGVSPFSPTREMEKEETEGPAAMDSEGSPKPPDLATSNIAPAPKAQSARHPDLSPVREEPVGSATACQPQHTPDNQGESTGTSQHVISSLQKQNRELLAKVAELQSALDAERRCVSALEVRLRNAECSRDGTQKRNQVAPTGPP; this is encoded by the exons ATGTCTCTCAAGCTGCCTCGGAACTGGGACTTCAGTACTCTCCGGGCTGAAGCAAAGATGG CACGATCTAAGAGTATCATGCCTGGAGAGGGGAGTCCTAAGTCGTACCCTAAAAGGTCACTGGAAAAGCCTGTAAAGACAGGCTGGCTGAAGAAGCAGAGGTCCATCGTGAAGAACTGGCATATGCGCTACTTTGTTCTAAGGGGGAATATCCTGATGTACTATAAGGACGACCGGGAGGGCTCTAATCAG GGAACCATCGAATTGAGGTCCAGTAAAGTTCAGGAGCTCCCCTCCAATGCCGACGACAAGTTCTTGTTTGAGATTATCCCAC CGAGTTGTGGAGATCGCGAGCGTGATCCTTACGTTCTCATGGCTCGCTCTcaggcagagatggaggagtgggTCCGGAGCATCCGGAGGGTGATTGGAGCCCGATCCAATGGAG TGTTTGGCAAGAGCCTTGGGGACATGATTGTTTATGAGAAGAAGTTTGGGCAGCGCATGGTGCCCATTCTGGTGGAGAAGTGTACCGAGTTCATCCGGGAGCATGGGCTGAATGAGGAAGGCATCTTTCGCCTCCCTGGTCAGGAGAACCAGGTGAAGCAGTTCAGAGATGCCTTTGATGCCGGAGAGAGACCCTCTTTCCCCAG TGATACAGATGTCCACACGGTGGGGTCCTTACTCAAGCTGTACTTGCGGGAGCTCCCAGAGCCAGTGGTGCCTTGGAGCCAGTACCAACATTTCCTGGACTGCAGCCATCAGGTGGATGCCAGCACTGGTCTG GGAAAGGAGTATTTGGAGAAACAGATAGCTCTCCTTCCAAGAGTCAACTACAATCTCCTCAGTTATATTTGCAG GTTTCTCCATGAAGTGGGACAGAACTCGAAGGTGAACAAGATGAGCATGGAGAATTTGGCCACCGTCATCGGGGTTAACCTGTTCAAACCACAAATGGAGGACGCCATCAGCATGATGCAAg GGACCCCTCAGATCCAGAAGGTGATGACTGTGATGATCCGGCATCATGAGCCGCTCTTTCCCCCATCCAAGGATGtcaaccccacccctcccccaactAAAAGCAAAAGTAAAAAGTCCAGCGGCCCACGCTTTGTGGGATGGGAGTCAGCCGAG CAGGGTGACAACTCATCTTTATCAGAGTCTCCCGAAGAGGAGGATGCAGAGGCAGATCGAACCGATGGCTGGGGATCTGAGGACAGGCCCCACGTCACTCCCACAACCCCTACCTCCCCCTCCTCGGACGAATGGGGCCAGAGCCCCCGCAAGCGCACCCAGACGCTCCCCAACCTGATCAGGGGCGCCACGGCgagtcgtccccccccccgtgACGAGGCCCTGTTCAGGTGGAGCCGCATCCAGGAGAGCTGCGACGAGAGGGATGAGAAAACGTTCTCCGAGGACATCTTCAAGACCTTGGACCTGCAGGGGGTGTCTCCGTTCTCACCGACGCGGGAAATGGAGAAGGAGGAAACTGAGGGTCCCGCTGCTATGGACAGTGAGGGTTCCCCAAAGCCGCCAGACCTCGCTACATCCAACATCGCCCCTGCGCCAAAGGCTCAGTCTGCACGGCACCCTGATTTATCTCCAGTCAGAGAGGAGCCAGTGGGATCAGCCACAGCCTgccaaccacaacacacaccagacaaccAAGGAGAAAGCACCGGAACATCTCAGCACGTCATTAGCAG cttgCAGAAGCAGAACAGGGAGCTGCTCGCCAAGGTAGCAGAACTGCAGTCGGCGTTGGACGCTGAGAGGAGATGCGTTTCCGCTCTGGAGGTCCGCCTGCGCAACGCAGAGTGCAGCCGCGATGGAACTCAGAAACGCAACCAGGTGGCCCCCACTGGCCCTCCGTAA
- the arhgap25 gene encoding rho GTPase-activating protein 25 isoform X2: protein MSLKLPRNWDFSTLRAEAKMARSKSIMPGEGSPKSYPKRSLEKPVKTGWLKKQRSIVKNWHMRYFVLRGNILMYYKDDREGSNQGTIELRSSKVQELPSNADDKFLFEIIPPSCGDRERDPYVLMARSQAEMEEWVRSIRRVIGARSNGVFGKSLGDMIVYEKKFGQRMVPILVEKCTEFIREHGLNEEGIFRLPGQENQVKQFRDAFDAGERPSFPSDTDVHTVGSLLKLYLRELPEPVVPWSQYQHFLDCSHQVDASTGLGKEYLEKQIALLPRVNYNLLSYICRFLHEVGQNSKVNKMSMENLATVIGVNLFKPQMEDAISMMQGTPQIQKVMTVMIRHHEPLFPPSKDVNPTPPPTKSKSKKSSGPRFVGWESAEGDNSSLSESPEEEDAEADRTDGWGSEDRPHVTPTTPTSPSSDEWGQSPRKRTQTLPNLIRGATASRPPPRDEALFRWSRIQESCDERDEKTFSEDIFKTLDLQGVSPFSPTREMEKEETEGPAAMDSEGSPKPPDLATSNIAPAPKAQSARHPDLSPVREEPVGSATACQPQHTPDNQGESTGTSQHVISSLQKQNRELLAKVAELQSALDAERRCVSALEVRLRNAECSRDGTQKRNQVAPTGPP, encoded by the exons ATGTCTCTCAAGCTGCCTCGGAACTGGGACTTCAGTACTCTCCGGGCTGAAGCAAAGATGG CACGATCTAAGAGTATCATGCCTGGAGAGGGGAGTCCTAAGTCGTACCCTAAAAGGTCACTGGAAAAGCCTGTAAAGACAGGCTGGCTGAAGAAGCAGAGGTCCATCGTGAAGAACTGGCATATGCGCTACTTTGTTCTAAGGGGGAATATCCTGATGTACTATAAGGACGACCGGGAGGGCTCTAATCAG GGAACCATCGAATTGAGGTCCAGTAAAGTTCAGGAGCTCCCCTCCAATGCCGACGACAAGTTCTTGTTTGAGATTATCCCAC CGAGTTGTGGAGATCGCGAGCGTGATCCTTACGTTCTCATGGCTCGCTCTcaggcagagatggaggagtgggTCCGGAGCATCCGGAGGGTGATTGGAGCCCGATCCAATGGAG TGTTTGGCAAGAGCCTTGGGGACATGATTGTTTATGAGAAGAAGTTTGGGCAGCGCATGGTGCCCATTCTGGTGGAGAAGTGTACCGAGTTCATCCGGGAGCATGGGCTGAATGAGGAAGGCATCTTTCGCCTCCCTGGTCAGGAGAACCAGGTGAAGCAGTTCAGAGATGCCTTTGATGCCGGAGAGAGACCCTCTTTCCCCAG TGATACAGATGTCCACACGGTGGGGTCCTTACTCAAGCTGTACTTGCGGGAGCTCCCAGAGCCAGTGGTGCCTTGGAGCCAGTACCAACATTTCCTGGACTGCAGCCATCAGGTGGATGCCAGCACTGGTCTG GGAAAGGAGTATTTGGAGAAACAGATAGCTCTCCTTCCAAGAGTCAACTACAATCTCCTCAGTTATATTTGCAG GTTTCTCCATGAAGTGGGACAGAACTCGAAGGTGAACAAGATGAGCATGGAGAATTTGGCCACCGTCATCGGGGTTAACCTGTTCAAACCACAAATGGAGGACGCCATCAGCATGATGCAAg GGACCCCTCAGATCCAGAAGGTGATGACTGTGATGATCCGGCATCATGAGCCGCTCTTTCCCCCATCCAAGGATGtcaaccccacccctcccccaactAAAAGCAAAAGTAAAAAGTCCAGCGGCCCACGCTTTGTGGGATGGGAGTCAGCCGAG GGTGACAACTCATCTTTATCAGAGTCTCCCGAAGAGGAGGATGCAGAGGCAGATCGAACCGATGGCTGGGGATCTGAGGACAGGCCCCACGTCACTCCCACAACCCCTACCTCCCCCTCCTCGGACGAATGGGGCCAGAGCCCCCGCAAGCGCACCCAGACGCTCCCCAACCTGATCAGGGGCGCCACGGCgagtcgtccccccccccgtgACGAGGCCCTGTTCAGGTGGAGCCGCATCCAGGAGAGCTGCGACGAGAGGGATGAGAAAACGTTCTCCGAGGACATCTTCAAGACCTTGGACCTGCAGGGGGTGTCTCCGTTCTCACCGACGCGGGAAATGGAGAAGGAGGAAACTGAGGGTCCCGCTGCTATGGACAGTGAGGGTTCCCCAAAGCCGCCAGACCTCGCTACATCCAACATCGCCCCTGCGCCAAAGGCTCAGTCTGCACGGCACCCTGATTTATCTCCAGTCAGAGAGGAGCCAGTGGGATCAGCCACAGCCTgccaaccacaacacacaccagacaaccAAGGAGAAAGCACCGGAACATCTCAGCACGTCATTAGCAG cttgCAGAAGCAGAACAGGGAGCTGCTCGCCAAGGTAGCAGAACTGCAGTCGGCGTTGGACGCTGAGAGGAGATGCGTTTCCGCTCTGGAGGTCCGCCTGCGCAACGCAGAGTGCAGCCGCGATGGAACTCAGAAACGCAACCAGGTGGCCCCCACTGGCCCTCCGTAA